The Nicotiana tomentosiformis chromosome 9, ASM39032v3, whole genome shotgun sequence genome contains the following window.
CGTGTACAATTCATGGTGTACATTAAACTTACCAACACACGAGCAAAGCTGGTGCCGAgacgagcgagcgacgacgacggcgcgaagCACCagttcttcttaactctttaagagctagaagatgtgcttctctatataagcacaaagattttctttccttcttccaaTGAGGGACAAAGTGCATTAGTAAAGGAAACTATTTCAAACTTTTCGTTTCCCTCCTAATTTTTTTCCTCAATTACCCATTCACACCTCTTTATATAATTAGATAAAAAGCCCAACAATCCCTCACATGAATAGGGAATGGCTATTTGAAAATATGCATGCATGAAAAATTGTGTGATTTAGAAGCAAAGAGTAATtgtatctggataagtaggtttccctttgaactttccgtagtgaacttatgtcgtatatactcggtcaattggtagatttgatatcttttaaccgtcgaactttggtgtataccttgacagccataagtcacacaatcaaccctttaactgcctttggttctcattgttgtgttcgtttcggccatgaacaccgcctggttcatAATTGTGTAGggaactggccttacaaaattctccttgaagcggcttacacttcacacttatataggtgattcctaaacgtgttatcccatagatacactatttgatatactttgtatcaaacttagaaaccattaaaaagccttaatgctttatcttTAGTACTGAAGATTGTCTCATCACAAGAATAGACCAAAattttgacaatgttgaaccgtcactaatgactttgtttgatctccttgaacctagatcttgggatctccagtctttaGGTTGAGTTACTTCCACAGtgacttgtcctcggccatagtcccattcccttCGATGATTTATCAACTGCCCCTCtatttaggccttttgtaagtatTTCCGACACATTATcttttgactttacgtagtcaattgtgataattccactagagagtagttatCTAATGGTATTATGCCTTCGTCGTATGTGACaatattttccgttatacataacgcttccAGCCCTTCCTATTGCCGCTagactatcgcaatgtatgcatataaGAGCCACTGGTTTGGGCCAAAACAGAATGTCTTCCAAAAAATTTAGGAGCCATTTAGCTTCTTCTccagccttatctaaagctataaaCTCAAACTCCATTATAGAGCGAGCaatgcatgtttgtttggatgatttccaagaaattgctcctccaccaattgtaaaaacatatccacttgtggactttgtTTCTGATGacccagtgatccaatttgcatcactatatccttcAATTACCGCAGGATACTTACTGTAATGCAAAGCATAATCTTGGGTATGCCTTAGGTAcctcaaaactcgtttcattgccatccaatgagtttGGTCAGGATTACTTGTGTAATGACTCGGTTTACTTACTGCACAAGCTATATCAGGACGTGTACAATTCATGGTGTACATTAAACTTTTCAACACACGAGCGGAGCCGGTGCCGAGCCGAGCGAGTGACGACGACGACGCGAAGCACCAGTTTTTATTTActttttaagagctagaagatgtGATTCTCTATATAAGCACAAagattttctttccttcttccaaTGAGGGACAAAGTGCATTAGTAAAGGAAACTATTTCAAACTTTTCGTTTCTCTCCTAATcttttttctccatttctcattcacaacTCTTTATCTAATTAGATTAAAAAAAACCAACAattatatgtacatatatatgaCATAGTATATTAGAATATTAGATCTTGAAAATCCGGGGAGCATATGATGTTCATAATATAAATTTTCAATACGTAAGATGATTTTTATAATGAGTTAATCCTAACGATGCTTTATAACTTCACGttatcattttcttttattttaccaGCTTTTGCTATGTGTTATTACAATTTTTAAGTTTTTTGTTCATCATAATATACTTCTCCAGTTGCATGTATCTTCTTTTAATAAACAACATGTTAAGATCCATCTCACTATTAACTTATAAAAATGGGATATTTATACATAATCGGTCAGATTCATTATTTACATATTTTAGATCGTATACATTGATTATGCataattatatacatattatatatagattatacataaattatatatacattcaccggctatttttagtttaagcgattGAGCGAGCGACAaattaggttaattcttctttatAATTCTAAGAAGATTGATCCATATTGTAATCTAGAAAATATTTATCTAACATTCTATGTTCGAACAAGTTAACATTTAGATTACAACCAAACATTTCAAATAACGTATataatgataacataacatacgATATCGCACCTTAAAAAATTTACAAGAGTGCTTCAAAAGTTAATGTTCTTCGTTGATCTACTCAACATCTTTCTTTCACCATGTCCAACATTTAATATCACATCCCTCCATGTGATGTCTCCTCTCGAGTTCAAGAAAATAAGTCAACCCAACAGAAACGTCTGACCTAGTAAACAATGGCCTGATAAGCTTCAGAAAACTGACttctcacgaccccaaattccctcatTCGGACCAtggtggcgcctaacatttcacttgttaggcaagccaacgttaaaattatattaacaaaattttaaaccatttaaaaattattaataatcaagaaaataaaagcggaagcaaagtttgaaacatagtgaaataatccaaaaaaataacggtgtctaaataccatcctagaattggtgtcacaagtgcacgagcttctagaataaatacaaataatggtctgaataaaataaaactatctggaaataaacacacagctaaagtaatatagacggggacttcagaactgcggacgccatgcagttatacctcaagtctcctctggtagatgaaatccgagcaagtctatggtacgtcgctgggaccaactccaaaatctgcacaagaagtgcagagtgtagtatcagtacaatcgacctcatatactgataagtgctgagcctaacctcgacgaagtagtgacggggctaaggcggttcacttacattaacatatacacaatattaataacaacaacaataatagaaataaaataggtaactcatttataataattgaagccaactcagtagtcataaTTCATTATCATTTCAACAAATTCtgatgcagcgtgcaacccgctttcacaatatattcacactaAATTcagttgtagcgtgcaacccgctctcccaatatat
Protein-coding sequences here:
- the LOC138899131 gene encoding secreted RxLR effector protein 161-like, producing MNCTRPDIACAVSKPSHYTSNPDQTHWMAMKRVLRYLRHTQDYALHYSKYPAVIEGYSDANWITGSSETKSTSGYVFTIGGGAISWKSSKQTCIARSIMEFEFIALDKAGEEAKWLLNFLEDILFWPKPVALICIHCDSLAAIGRAGSDIVMQIGSLGHEKQSPQVDMFLQLVEEQFLGNHPNKHALLAL